The genomic interval CCCCCTCCCATTCCGCGACATCGTGCGGCGGACCCTGCCCGCTTCGAGGTCGCTTGTCGCGCGAAATCGAGGGCTTGACAGAGGTTTTTAGGGCCCCGGACATTGCAAGCTCCGGGGCCCGTCATCACTTCACATCACGCCCGTGCTTCAGGCAGTGGCTCGTACGAGCCCAGCCGCATGCTCGCCTGGCCACGTCCCTGCGTGCGGCCTCGCAGGCTCGTCACGTAGCCGAACAAGCTCGCCATGGGCACACGCGCGAACACGCGCCGCGCGGGCCCCTGCGTCTCCATCCCCTGCACCCGTCCGCGCCGTGCCGCCAGGTCCCCGAGCACCTCACCCACGTACTCCTCGGGTGTGGTGACCTCGACATCCATCACGGGCTCGAGGACCTGGACGCCCACCCGCCGCACGGCCTCCTGGACCGCCAGTGAGCCCGCCATGGAGAACGCCTGGGGCGTGGAGTCGCGCACGTGCGTGTCCCCGTCCACCAGTCGGACCTCCATGTCCACCAACGCCACGCCGTCCCGCACACCGCGCTCCATGGCGCCCACCACGCCCTTCTGGATGGCCGGCACCAGCTCCTTCGGAATGGAGCCCCCGCGCGTGTCGTCCACGAAGACGAGCCCCGCGCCGCGCGCCGCCGGAGCGATGTCCAGCACCACGCGTGCGTACTGTCCGGGCCCACCCGTCTGTCGGACGTGGCGGTACTCCTGGCGCACCGCCTGCTTCACGGTGTCGCGGTAGGCCACCTTGGGCTGTCCCACCCGCGCCTCCACGCCGTACTCCGTCCGCAACCGGTCCACGACCACCTCCAGGTGAAGCTCACCCATGCCGGACAGCAGCACCTGGCCGCTCTCCGGGTCCACGCCCACACGCAACGACGGGTCCTCCGCCGCCAGCCGATGCAGGCCTTCCTCCAGCTTCGGGAGCTCCGCGGGGGACCTGGCCTCCACGGTCAGGTGCACCACGGGCTCCGGGAAGCCGAGCGACTCCAGCACCACGGGAGCCTCCGGGTCGCTCAGCGTGTCCCCCGTGCGCACGCTCTTCATGCCGAGCGCCGCGGCGATGTCTCCCGCATGGACCTCCTCCACCTCCTCGCGGCGATTGGCATGCATGAACATCAGGCGTCCCACGCGCTCCCGCTTGCCGGTGGCGGGATTGAGCAGGACGGTGCCCGCGCGCAGCGTCCCCGAATACACACGCAGGAAGACGATGTTGCCCACGTTCTTGTCGCTCATGAGCTTGAAGGCGAGCGCGGCCGGGGGCGCGTCGTCCGAAGGCTCTCGCGTGACGGTCTTCTCCGTGCCCGGGACGAAGCCCTCCACCGCCGGCAGGTCCGACGGCGCGGGCAGATAGTTCACGATGGCATCCAGCAGCATCTGCACACCCTTCTTCTTGAAGGCCGACCCGGCGAGCACGGGAACCAGTGCCCGGGAGAGCGTGCCCGCGCGCAGCGCACGCACGAGCTCCGCCTCCGTGACCTCGTCCAACCGCCCGTTCACGAACTTCTCCATCACGCCATCGTCCACGTCCGCCGCCGCCTCGATGAGCCGCATCCGCAGCGCCTCGGCCCGGGCACGCACCTCCTCCGGCACGGGGAGCCCGTCGCGGTACTCACCGCCGTCCCCATCGAAGAGCACCGCCTTCATGCGGACCAGGTCCACCAGTCCCCGGAACTCCGAGTCCGCGCCCAACGGCAACTGCACCGCCACGGGGCGAGCACCCAGCCGCTCCCGGATGGAGGCCACGCTCATGTCGAAGTCCGCGCCCACCTTGTCCATCTTGTTGAGGAACGCGATGCGCGGAACGCCATAGCGGTCCGCCTGGCGCCACACGGCTTCCGACTGAGGCTCCACGCCCTGGCTCGCGTCGAACACGGCCACCGCGCCATCCAGCACGCGCAGGGAGCGCTCCACCTCGATGGTGAAGTCCACGTGTCCCGGCGTGTCCAGGATGTTGATGCGATGAGGCGTGCCCGCGGAGGGGCCTTGGCGAGGAGTCCAGAACGCGGTGGTGGCCGCGGAGGTGATGGTGATGCCGCGCTGCTTCTCTTGCGGCAGCCAGTCCATCTCCGTGGAGCCGTTGTGCACCTCGCCCGTGGCGTGGATTCGGCCGGTGAAGAACAGAACGCGCTCGGTGAGCGTCGTCTTGCCCGCGTCGATGTGAGCCATGATGCCGATGTTGCGATAGCGCTCGATGCGAGTATTGCGAGACATAAAAGACTCCCGTTCCCGTCGGGCAGCGAGGCCCGCGGAGGGTGATGAGTGAAAGGAACCGGTTGGAGGACGTCGGCGATGGCCGTCAGGCCTGCTCGCGTGACACACCCCGGAGGGACACCAAGGTCCGTTCAGGGACGCGAGTGGACAGACGATGGCTCCGCCACGGAGCCAGCGCGGGACCGGACTTCACGGCACACGGGAACCAGCCACCCGCGCGCCGGAAGGACTCCGGCCCCGCCAGCTCAAATGTCGAGCAGAACCTCGTGACGGGGGGCAAGGCACACGTCCGCCGCGGGCGCGGCGATACGCGCATCCAGCAGGGCGATGGAGAAGACGGGCCTCATGATGGATATGAGTTAAGACAGACAAGCGCTCGTGTCAACTCACACGCCCCAGGTCATCGCGGACCTTCAGCCGCGTGTTGATATGACAATCAAGTGCTGAGCGCCCGCACACGTGCGGCGAGGTTCTGCGTGAAGAGGCGGTAGATGCGCAGCGCGGCGGACTCGTGCGTGTCCAGGTAGTGCTGAAAGCCCGCGCGGGTGATGCGCAGCGCGCGGACCGCGGTACGCGCCTTCACCCGCGCGGAGACAGGCGCGTCCTGGACCAGGGAGATCTCCCCCAGATG from Myxococcus stipitatus carries:
- the fusA gene encoding elongation factor G is translated as MSRNTRIERYRNIGIMAHIDAGKTTLTERVLFFTGRIHATGEVHNGSTEMDWLPQEKQRGITITSAATTAFWTPRQGPSAGTPHRINILDTPGHVDFTIEVERSLRVLDGAVAVFDASQGVEPQSEAVWRQADRYGVPRIAFLNKMDKVGADFDMSVASIRERLGARPVAVQLPLGADSEFRGLVDLVRMKAVLFDGDGGEYRDGLPVPEEVRARAEALRMRLIEAAADVDDGVMEKFVNGRLDEVTEAELVRALRAGTLSRALVPVLAGSAFKKKGVQMLLDAIVNYLPAPSDLPAVEGFVPGTEKTVTREPSDDAPPAALAFKLMSDKNVGNIVFLRVYSGTLRAGTVLLNPATGKRERVGRLMFMHANRREEVEEVHAGDIAAALGMKSVRTGDTLSDPEAPVVLESLGFPEPVVHLTVEARSPAELPKLEEGLHRLAAEDPSLRVGVDPESGQVLLSGMGELHLEVVVDRLRTEYGVEARVGQPKVAYRDTVKQAVRQEYRHVRQTGGPGQYARVVLDIAPAARGAGLVFVDDTRGGSIPKELVPAIQKGVVGAMERGVRDGVALVDMEVRLVDGDTHVRDSTPQAFSMAGSLAVQEAVRRVGVQVLEPVMDVEVTTPEEYVGEVLGDLAARRGRVQGMETQGPARRVFARVPMASLFGYVTSLRGRTQGRGQASMRLGSYEPLPEARA